A window of Deltaproteobacteria bacterium contains these coding sequences:
- a CDS encoding methylated-DNA--[protein]-cysteine S-methyltransferase, whose translation MMDAQIETHAQTSTAGDVLAAGSVATPFGELYLATSADGVRYVRLPGAAARHFKQWLADHAATVISDSPLLRQARTELAEYFAGSRREFSLPLDLRGTEFQCRVWHALVRVAYGTTTSYGAIARAIGEPGKSRPVGAANGANPAAIIVPCHRIIGADGSLTGYGGGLPMKLWLLKHEGALIA comes from the coding sequence ATGATGGACGCTCAGATCGAGACGCACGCCCAGACATCAACAGCGGGCGATGTGCTCGCGGCCGGATCGGTCGCGACGCCGTTCGGTGAATTGTACCTCGCGACCTCGGCCGACGGCGTTCGCTACGTCAGACTGCCCGGCGCCGCCGCCCGTCATTTCAAACAGTGGCTGGCCGACCATGCGGCCACGGTCATCAGCGACAGTCCGCTGCTGCGCCAAGCGCGGACCGAACTCGCCGAATACTTCGCCGGATCGCGGCGCGAGTTCTCGCTGCCGCTCGATTTGCGCGGGACCGAGTTTCAATGCCGCGTCTGGCACGCGTTGGTACGCGTCGCCTACGGCACGACCACCTCCTACGGCGCGATCGCGCGGGCGATCGGTGAACCCGGCAAGTCACGCCCGGTCGGCGCCGCCAACGGCGCGAATCCGGCGGCGATCATCGTCCCGTGTCACCGCATCATCGGCGCTGATGGCTCACTCACCGGTTACGGCGGCGGGTTGCCGATGAAGTTGTGGTTGCTCAAACACGAGGGAGCATTGATCGCATGA
- a CDS encoding CBS domain-containing protein produces MNEEAILEEEAIAAERVEEARALGTAILSKPIRALATLRSAINLPPTASVREAIERMNDDGVGCVLIERDGRLVGIFTERDVLKKVATSGIDIDRRTVESVMTAAPETLSIDARIAYALNKMVVGGFRHIPLVDAANRPVGIIAMRNVVEYMVDLFPHEVLNLPPEPNPNVARSREGA; encoded by the coding sequence ATGAATGAAGAGGCTATCCTTGAAGAAGAAGCGATTGCCGCAGAACGGGTGGAGGAGGCGCGGGCGCTGGGGACGGCAATCCTGAGTAAACCCATTCGTGCTTTGGCCACGTTACGGTCGGCGATTAACCTGCCGCCGACTGCGAGCGTGCGGGAGGCCATCGAGCGCATGAACGATGACGGCGTCGGGTGCGTGCTGATCGAACGCGACGGCCGGCTCGTCGGCATCTTCACCGAGCGCGACGTGCTCAAGAAAGTCGCCACCAGTGGAATCGATATCGACCGCCGCACAGTCGAGAGCGTGATGACCGCGGCGCCCGAAACGTTGTCGATCGATGCCCGCATCGCCTATGCCCTCAACAAAATGGTGGTCGGCGGGTTCCGGCACATTCCGTTAGTCGATGCCGCGAATCGGCCGGTCGGGATCATCGCCATGCGCAACGTCGTCGAGTACATGGTCGACCTCTTTCCCCACGAGGTGCTCAATCTGCCGCCCGAGCCGAACCCGAACGTCGCTCGCTCGCGCGAAGGCGCGTGA
- a CDS encoding GIY-YIG nuclease family protein translates to MAFWVYMLQCADQSYYVGHTDDLEKRISEHERGELRGYTSTRRPVRVVFTQEFLSREEALAAELQIKGWTRKKKEALISGDWAEISALAQRRTPFR, encoded by the coding sequence ATGGCCTTCTGGGTCTATATGCTCCAATGCGCAGACCAGTCCTACTACGTCGGGCACACAGACGACCTGGAGAAGCGCATCTCCGAACACGAGAGGGGCGAGCTGCGGGGATACACATCAACTCGCCGTCCCGTTCGAGTCGTCTTCACGCAGGAGTTTCTCTCACGCGAGGAAGCTCTCGCTGCCGAACTCCAAATCAAAGGATGGACCCGCAAGAAAAAGGAAGCGCTGATCAGCGGTGACTGGGCCGAGATATCAGCGCTGGCGCAGCGCCGTACGCCTTTCCGATGA
- a CDS encoding DsbA family protein, giving the protein MKIALRAMTIALVWTLATLAPVVVVADDGDKVAEYFRKKANLPPAVTAKVVDVKDSKIKGAKEGVIEMTSGTNNQKQPFLMSNDGRYVVFAAVEDITVNPFEAVAKKISLKDRPSRGPADAKVTIVEYSDFQCPFCSRGYNTLENEVMKEYEGKVRLVFKNFPLQSIHPWAEPAAVAAECAFKQNPEAFWKVYNYLFQNQKDITAQNLKEKVLTAVGDGVDKAALTDCIDNQKTLAQVKADQQEGTTVGVNGTPAFLINGRLLSGAQPAAQFKAIIDDELASKK; this is encoded by the coding sequence ATGAAGATTGCACTCCGCGCGATGACGATTGCGCTTGTTTGGACGCTGGCCACCCTGGCCCCGGTCGTGGTCGTGGCTGACGACGGCGACAAGGTCGCCGAGTATTTCCGCAAGAAGGCGAACCTGCCACCCGCGGTGACGGCGAAGGTCGTCGATGTGAAAGACTCGAAGATCAAGGGCGCCAAGGAAGGCGTCATCGAGATGACCAGTGGTACCAACAACCAGAAGCAGCCGTTCCTGATGTCCAACGACGGCCGCTATGTCGTGTTTGCCGCGGTCGAAGATATCACCGTCAATCCGTTCGAGGCAGTGGCGAAGAAGATCTCGCTGAAGGATCGCCCGAGTCGTGGCCCGGCCGATGCCAAGGTCACCATTGTCGAGTATTCTGACTTCCAGTGCCCGTTCTGCTCGCGCGGCTACAACACGCTCGAAAACGAAGTGATGAAGGAATACGAAGGCAAGGTGCGGCTGGTGTTCAAGAACTTCCCGTTGCAGAGCATCCACCCCTGGGCCGAACCGGCGGCGGTGGCCGCCGAGTGCGCGTTCAAGCAGAACCCCGAAGCATTTTGGAAGGTCTACAACTACCTCTTCCAAAATCAGAAGGACATCACTGCGCAGAACCTCAAGGAGAAGGTGCTGACGGCGGTGGGCGACGGAGTGGACAAGGCGGCGCTCACCGATTGCATCGATAATCAAAAGACGCTCGCGCAAGTGAAGGCCGATCAGCAGGAAGGCACCACCGTGGGCGTGAACGGCACGCCGGCGTTCCTGATCAACGGTCGCTTGCTGAGTGGCGCGCAACCGGCCGCTCAGTTCAAGGCGATCATCGACGACGAACTCGCGTCGAAGAAGTAG
- a CDS encoding NUDIX hydrolase, protein MEWELLNAEEVIRCHVFTLRRHRSRSPLTGEAHDFDVIETRDWVNVVPITPDGQLVLIRQFRHGIGAVTLETPGGITDPEDPSPAHAAARELREETGYVSKQLEPLGIVHPNPAIQTNRLHIFLARDARLEAAPAWDGTEEIAVELVPVAQLPALISGGAITHALAVTALLLAQARL, encoded by the coding sequence ATGGAATGGGAGCTACTCAACGCGGAAGAGGTGATTCGCTGCCATGTGTTCACGCTGCGCCGGCACCGCAGTCGCTCGCCGCTCACCGGGGAGGCGCATGACTTCGATGTGATCGAAACGCGCGATTGGGTCAACGTCGTTCCGATCACGCCGGACGGGCAGCTCGTGCTCATTCGTCAGTTCCGCCACGGCATCGGTGCGGTGACGTTGGAAACGCCCGGCGGCATCACCGATCCGGAAGACCCGTCGCCAGCACACGCCGCCGCGCGCGAGCTACGCGAGGAGACCGGCTACGTCAGCAAACAGTTGGAGCCGCTCGGGATCGTCCATCCGAATCCGGCGATTCAGACCAATCGCTTGCACATCTTTCTCGCGCGCGATGCGCGCTTGGAGGCAGCGCCCGCGTGGGACGGGACGGAGGAGATCGCGGTGGAGTTGGTGCCGGTGGCGCAGCTGCCGGCGCTCATCAGCGGCGGAGCGATCACGCATGCGTTGGCGGTGACGGCCTTGCTGTTGGCGCAAGCGCGCCTGTGA
- a CDS encoding CoA-binding protein, with amino-acid sequence MPFANPSDDQIRALLSRRLRVAVVGCSPDPSRDSHRIARLLIDRGHRVFPVNPRASGELLGLPVYAELREIGEPVDMVDIFRRSDQVGPIVNDAVAIGAKVIWMQLDVIDEAAAARAQQAGLTVVMDRCPAIEYRRLFAG; translated from the coding sequence GTGCCCTTCGCCAATCCCTCTGACGATCAGATTCGCGCGCTGTTGTCGCGGCGCTTGCGCGTAGCGGTCGTCGGCTGTTCGCCCGATCCATCGCGAGACAGTCATCGCATCGCCCGCTTGTTGATCGACCGCGGGCACCGGGTGTTTCCCGTCAATCCGCGCGCATCCGGTGAGCTTCTCGGGCTGCCGGTCTATGCCGAGTTGCGGGAGATTGGCGAGCCGGTCGATATGGTCGACATCTTTCGTCGCTCCGATCAGGTCGGACCAATCGTCAACGACGCCGTCGCGATCGGTGCGAAGGTGATTTGGATGCAGCTCGACGTGATCGACGAAGCGGCGGCGGCCCGCGCGCAGCAGGCGGGGCTCACGGTCGTGATGGATCGTTGCCCGGCGATCGAGTATCGGCGGCTGTTCGCCGGGTAG
- a CDS encoding acetyl-CoA C-acyltransferase translates to MREAVIVATARTALAKSFRGSFNLTRPDDMAAHCVKAVVKQTPQLDPAEIEDVVMGTGFPEGPQGFNVGRNVAVMAGLPITVPGVTVSRFCSSGLNAVMVAAHMVQAEGAEAVIGGGLESITMMQNDFNKKNLFNPWMMDHKKEIYIPMGLTAEIVADRYKVSREKQDELALASQQRTAAFQKTGKDKDEIVPMTVTMEVVDKASGTKSTKQVTVDRDECNRPQTTAEGLANLPGAFKEGGSVTAGNSSQFSDGASATLIMSAERAQKLGIKPLGYFRGCVFAACEPDEMGIGPVFAIPKLLKQHGLKIDDIDLVELNEAFASQAAYCRDRLGIDPAKYNVNGGSISIGHPYGMTGSRMTGTLLLELRRQKKRWGIVSMCIGGGMGAAGLFEAIN, encoded by the coding sequence ATGCGTGAAGCCGTCATCGTTGCCACTGCGCGGACCGCACTCGCCAAGTCGTTCCGCGGCTCGTTCAACCTGACTCGCCCCGACGACATGGCCGCCCATTGCGTCAAAGCCGTGGTCAAGCAGACACCGCAACTCGATCCGGCGGAGATCGAGGACGTCGTCATGGGGACCGGCTTTCCGGAGGGCCCGCAGGGCTTCAACGTTGGCCGCAACGTGGCGGTGATGGCCGGGCTGCCGATCACGGTACCGGGTGTCACGGTGAGCCGATTTTGCTCGTCGGGCCTCAACGCGGTCATGGTGGCAGCGCACATGGTGCAAGCCGAAGGCGCCGAAGCGGTCATCGGCGGTGGGCTCGAGTCGATCACCATGATGCAGAACGACTTCAACAAGAAGAACCTGTTCAACCCGTGGATGATGGATCACAAGAAGGAGATCTACATCCCGATGGGACTGACGGCGGAGATCGTCGCCGATCGCTACAAGGTCAGCCGTGAGAAGCAGGACGAGCTGGCCCTCGCCTCGCAGCAGCGCACCGCGGCATTTCAGAAGACCGGCAAAGACAAGGACGAGATCGTGCCGATGACCGTGACGATGGAAGTCGTCGACAAGGCCAGCGGCACGAAGTCCACCAAACAGGTCACCGTTGATCGCGACGAGTGCAACCGCCCACAGACGACAGCGGAGGGGCTCGCCAACCTCCCCGGCGCGTTCAAGGAAGGTGGCAGCGTGACCGCGGGCAACTCGTCGCAGTTTTCCGACGGGGCATCAGCGACGCTGATCATGTCAGCCGAGCGCGCGCAGAAACTCGGCATCAAGCCGCTGGGTTATTTCCGTGGTTGCGTCTTCGCCGCCTGCGAACCGGACGAAATGGGTATCGGTCCCGTGTTCGCGATTCCCAAGCTGCTCAAGCAGCACGGATTGAAGATCGACGACATCGACCTGGTCGAGCTCAACGAGGCGTTCGCGTCGCAAGCCGCGTACTGCCGCGATCGGCTCGGCATCGACCCGGCGAAGTACAACGTCAATGGCGGCTCGATTTCCATCGGTCATCCCTACGGCATGACCGGGTCGCGCATGACCGGCACGTTGTTGTTGGAACTGCGCCGCCAGAAGAAGCGCTGGGGCATCGTCAGCATGTGCATCGGCGGTGGCATGGGCGCTGCCGGCCTGTTCGAAGCGATCAACTAG
- the lepB gene encoding signal peptidase I, which produces MSILPDIRSRTTRLPKSAWRQNIESISLAILLALVVRSSVVQAFWVPSGSMLPTIQIGDHLFVNKLAYDLRLPLVGTKLMSTGSLHRNDIVVFVSPNDPETDLIKRVIAVGGDTVEMREKHLFVNGQPVDDAHAHFVDPRAQNTPRDTFAPITVPPGKFFVLGDNRDQSYDSRYWGFADVESVKGRATFIYFSWDSKTCWPSWGRLACWPSWNRVGHMLD; this is translated from the coding sequence ATGAGCATACTTCCGGACATCCGTTCCCGAACAACACGGTTACCCAAGTCAGCTTGGCGACAGAATATCGAATCGATCAGCCTGGCTATCCTGCTGGCCCTGGTCGTGCGCTCGTCGGTCGTGCAAGCCTTCTGGGTGCCGTCGGGCTCGATGCTGCCGACGATCCAGATCGGCGATCACCTGTTCGTCAACAAGCTGGCGTACGACCTGCGCCTGCCGCTGGTCGGCACCAAGCTGATGAGCACGGGATCGCTGCACCGCAACGATATCGTCGTGTTCGTCTCACCGAACGATCCTGAGACGGACCTGATCAAGCGCGTGATCGCGGTCGGCGGCGACACGGTGGAGATGCGCGAGAAGCACCTCTTCGTCAACGGTCAGCCGGTCGACGATGCGCACGCGCACTTCGTCGACCCGCGCGCGCAGAACACGCCGCGCGACACCTTCGCCCCGATCACCGTACCGCCAGGCAAGTTCTTCGTCCTCGGCGACAACCGCGACCAGAGCTACGACAGCCGCTACTGGGGCTTCGCCGACGTGGAGAGCGTGAAGGGCCGCGCCACCTTCATTTACTTCTCGTGGGACTCGAAGACCTGTTGGCCAAGCTGGGGCCGACTCGCCTGCTGGCCGTCGTGGAATCGCGTCGGGCATATGCTCGATTGA
- a CDS encoding HAD-IA family hydrolase, with the protein MPARFDLLVLDLDGTLVDSEALLVGRVNETVAAHGFACADPGAVAATIGLPLDEVFRRALPSASAPTIQALCVHYREHADRPDFVRQFNLFPRVTETLLALRTAGARLVIGTSKGRATTVDIAQHCGIAELIDDFIGGDCVTRGKPHPEMVEYARARFAAPAARTLMVGDTSFDITMGQAAGVATCAVTYGMHAAEALRALRPDFVIDVFAQLTGIVSCET; encoded by the coding sequence ATGCCGGCACGTTTCGATTTACTCGTCCTTGATCTCGACGGCACGTTGGTCGACAGCGAAGCTCTGCTGGTAGGGCGGGTCAACGAGACGGTGGCTGCGCACGGGTTCGCGTGCGCCGATCCCGGCGCGGTGGCCGCCACCATCGGACTGCCACTTGACGAGGTGTTTCGTCGCGCGCTCCCCTCGGCGAGCGCTCCCACGATTCAAGCGCTGTGCGTGCACTACCGCGAGCATGCGGATCGGCCCGATTTCGTTCGCCAGTTCAATCTGTTTCCGCGGGTCACCGAGACGCTGCTCGCCTTGCGCACCGCCGGCGCGCGGCTGGTGATCGGCACGAGCAAAGGTCGCGCAACCACGGTGGACATCGCCCAGCATTGCGGCATCGCCGAGCTGATCGACGACTTCATCGGTGGCGACTGCGTCACGCGCGGCAAACCGCACCCGGAGATGGTCGAGTATGCGCGGGCGCGCTTTGCAGCGCCCGCCGCGCGCACCTTGATGGTCGGCGATACCTCGTTCGACATCACCATGGGTCAAGCGGCGGGCGTCGCGACCTGCGCGGTGACCTACGGCATGCACGCGGCTGAGGCGCTGCGCGCGCTGCGGCCGGACTTCGTCATCGATGTCTTCGCGCAACTGACGGGAATCGTGAGTTGTGAAACGTGA
- a CDS encoding amidohydrolase, which produces MRVVDADAHIIEGRELMAELMQRFPDKISFAESMEDGSALVIEGRRYPQATGPGAGCRAEEGMCLDRGANPFTPEGVLKDADIEGIEQMVFFPSAALGLPAFTDQTFAAEVARRYNHWLAQYCQHNPQRLFGVALVPIESIAESIAIMREAKQLGLVATMIPAVLRTRNLDHPDLEPFYSAAADLAMPLGIHGAPGIHLPNLGSHRFDNYLQVHCVSFPFDMMVASTALILGGVLERHPKLRVALLESGVGWVPYFMERMHEHLEKRGRLTPACKHRPEEYIARGQIYVSCEPEEASVPLAVETLGANFIMYASDYPHWDGDFPNSTKPLRQRTDITPAVKARIMGENARTLYGLPA; this is translated from the coding sequence ATGCGAGTCGTCGACGCCGACGCCCACATCATCGAAGGCCGCGAACTGATGGCGGAGCTGATGCAACGGTTTCCCGACAAGATCAGCTTCGCCGAATCGATGGAAGACGGGTCCGCGCTGGTGATCGAGGGCCGGCGCTATCCGCAAGCGACGGGACCGGGCGCCGGCTGCCGCGCCGAGGAAGGCATGTGCCTCGATCGCGGCGCGAATCCGTTCACGCCCGAGGGCGTGCTGAAGGACGCCGACATCGAGGGCATCGAGCAGATGGTGTTCTTCCCCAGCGCGGCGCTTGGTTTGCCGGCGTTCACCGATCAGACATTCGCCGCCGAAGTCGCGCGCCGCTACAATCATTGGTTGGCGCAGTACTGCCAGCACAATCCGCAGCGGCTATTCGGCGTGGCCCTGGTGCCGATCGAAAGCATTGCCGAGTCGATCGCCATCATGCGCGAAGCCAAGCAGCTCGGCCTGGTCGCCACGATGATCCCGGCAGTGCTGCGGACGCGCAACCTCGATCATCCCGATCTTGAACCGTTCTACAGCGCGGCGGCGGATCTCGCCATGCCGCTCGGCATTCACGGCGCGCCGGGGATTCATCTGCCCAACCTCGGCTCGCACCGGTTCGACAACTATCTCCAAGTCCACTGCGTCAGCTTCCCGTTCGACATGATGGTGGCGTCGACGGCGCTGATTCTTGGCGGCGTGTTGGAACGGCATCCGAAGCTGCGCGTCGCCTTGCTCGAATCGGGCGTCGGTTGGGTGCCATACTTCATGGAGCGCATGCACGAGCACCTCGAAAAACGCGGCCGGTTGACGCCGGCGTGCAAACACAGGCCCGAGGAATACATCGCTCGTGGTCAGATCTACGTGAGCTGCGAGCCGGAGGAAGCGAGCGTGCCATTGGCGGTCGAGACGCTGGGCGCGAATTTCATCATGTACGCCAGCGACTACCCGCACTGGGACGGCGACTTCCCCAACTCGACCAAGCCGCTGCGCCAGCGCACCGACATCACCCCCGCGGTGAAGGCCCGCATCATGGGCGAAAACGCACGCACGCTGTACGGCTTGCCGGCGTGA
- a CDS encoding alpha/beta hydrolase: MALDPQARALLDQIAAMGGKPLNELPVAEARIAFTALAAMQGAPEAVAKVEDRTLPGPVGGIPVRIYTPADSGTLPVLVYFHGGGWVIGSIATYDVLCRALANAAGCIVVSVDYRLAPEHPYPAAVDDTYHAALWVAANAASIGADASRVAIGGDSAGGNLTAVVAQIARDRGKPALKFQLLVYPVTDAACDTPSYRDNADGYLLTRDAMKWFWNHYAGGDADRHNPYASPLRAENMKGLPPALVITAEFDPLRDEGERYAERLRAAGVPVQLTRYNGMIHGFFGMSAMLDQGKTAIQQAASALRAAFGGK, translated from the coding sequence ATGGCTCTCGACCCGCAAGCCCGCGCCCTGCTCGACCAGATCGCCGCGATGGGCGGCAAGCCGCTCAACGAGTTACCGGTCGCCGAAGCGCGCATAGCCTTCACCGCGCTCGCCGCGATGCAGGGCGCGCCGGAAGCCGTCGCGAAGGTGGAAGACCGCACGCTGCCCGGTCCCGTCGGCGGAATCCCCGTGCGCATCTACACGCCTGCGGACAGTGGCACGTTGCCGGTGTTGGTGTACTTCCACGGCGGCGGCTGGGTGATCGGCAGCATCGCAACCTACGACGTGCTATGCCGGGCGCTCGCCAACGCCGCCGGCTGCATCGTCGTGTCGGTCGACTATCGGCTCGCTCCCGAGCATCCGTATCCCGCCGCGGTCGACGACACCTATCACGCTGCGCTGTGGGTCGCCGCCAACGCCGCCAGCATCGGCGCCGATGCATCACGGGTGGCGATCGGTGGCGACAGCGCTGGCGGCAATCTCACCGCGGTGGTCGCGCAAATCGCGCGCGATCGCGGCAAGCCCGCACTCAAGTTCCAACTGCTCGTCTATCCGGTCACCGATGCGGCGTGCGACACGCCGTCGTATCGCGACAATGCCGACGGCTATCTGCTCACCCGCGACGCGATGAAATGGTTCTGGAATCACTACGCCGGTGGCGATGCCGATCGACACAACCCGTACGCCTCGCCGCTGCGCGCGGAGAACATGAAGGGCTTGCCTCCCGCGCTGGTGATCACCGCCGAGTTCGATCCACTGCGCGACGAGGGCGAACGCTACGCCGAGCGTCTGCGCGCCGCCGGCGTGCCGGTGCAACTGACGCGCTACAACGGCATGATCCACGGCTTCTTCGGCATGAGCGCGATGCTGGATCAAGGCAAGACGGCCATCCAACAAGCCGCGAGCGCGCTGCGCGCGGCCTTCGGCGGGAAATAA